The proteins below come from a single Pseudomonadota bacterium genomic window:
- a CDS encoding SH3 domain-containing protein — MVRGSALVLALVFSLTMAVASAAPRLKQTLWTIRTFEAPRTIVLRAGPSLEEMEVRELRAGAVLRDHGCVDVGPEDTWCRVALYTNAQVRGWVPRWALRAATKQDLEPPRPTNRPAPTPPAPDRALLTYDAIGAVPCSSPRDDVGERCAARLVRDARGATLLLASPAETNQHAMHVLRYEDGEFRARDGTFTWALAEGDGRWRVSIGNREHYLIDGTWLRGR, encoded by the coding sequence ATGGTGCGCGGGAGCGCCCTGGTGCTCGCCCTGGTGTTCTCGCTGACGATGGCGGTCGCGAGCGCGGCGCCGCGGCTCAAGCAAACCCTGTGGACCATTCGCACCTTCGAGGCCCCGCGCACGATCGTCCTGCGTGCGGGCCCCTCGCTGGAGGAGATGGAAGTGCGCGAACTGCGCGCCGGCGCCGTGCTGCGAGACCACGGTTGCGTGGACGTGGGCCCCGAGGACACCTGGTGTCGCGTCGCCCTCTACACCAACGCCCAGGTGCGCGGCTGGGTCCCCCGCTGGGCCCTGCGTGCAGCGACCAAGCAAGACCTCGAGCCACCGCGGCCGACCAACCGCCCGGCGCCCACGCCGCCGGCGCCAGACCGCGCTCTGCTCACCTACGACGCCATCGGTGCCGTGCCCTGCTCCTCACCCCGCGACGACGTGGGCGAGCGATGCGCCGCCCGCCTCGTGCGCGACGCCCGCGGCGCCACCCTGCTTCTCGCCAGTCCCGCCGAAACCAACCAGCATGCGATGCACGTGCTGCGCTACGAGGACGGCGAGTTCCGCGCCCGCGACGGCACCTTCACCTGGGCTCTCGCGGAGGGGGATGGGCGTTGGCGGGTCAGTATCGGCAATCGCGAGCACTACCTGATCGACGGCACCTGGCTGCGCGGTCGGTAG